Proteins co-encoded in one Arachis hypogaea cultivar Tifrunner chromosome 13, arahy.Tifrunner.gnm2.J5K5, whole genome shotgun sequence genomic window:
- the LOC112736977 gene encoding disease resistance protein RUN1, whose protein sequence is MDCMRIQSPLSVEKNWKYDVFVSFRGETRFNFTDHLYAALRRHGMVAFRDDTRLQKGGPISAGLLEAIEGSQVLIVVFSMNYASSTWCLQELAKIADYMNIPGQRVLPVFCDVSPSEVRKQSGNYEKAFEEHEERFKEDAEMMEQVRRWRAALTQVASLSGWDLKDKSQSAEIENIVKMVTSIVSPKPSSNLSDDIVGMHSPLQELEKLLLLDSEDDVRVLGICGMGGIGKSTLATILYEKFSHQYDASCFVDDVSRIYGGYGPLGVQKQLLCQAFMEENFSTFNLSLANNLIQTRLRHRKVLIVLDNVDEGIQLEKLAIKRERLGRGSRLIIVSRDEHILREYGADEVFKVPLLNDENALQLFCRKAFKCSQVAKDYESLTNSALRYANGHPLAIRVLGSYLFGRNVSEWSSALVRLKEKPTKDILDVLRISFDALDDMEKEIFLDIACFLSNYSEEYVKDILRIRGFHPEIGIRILIDKSLITRQASWITMHDLLRELGRSIVREKSPHEPRKWSRLWNKKDLSNVLRENKIAENLEAIVLRRQEEFCESREELPVEALSQMSNLKLLILRDLNFSGCLHFLSNELGYLYWESYPFTCLPSNFQPNKLVQLNLRFSKFKELWKGTKDLPNLTHIALCDSHNLVKIPNLSQAPNLEELNLEGCVKLVHLHPSVGSLQKLHSLNLENCKSLVKIPILSRTSNLKKLKLAGCDKLVHLDASIGSLEKLRFLNLENCKNLVSIPNCIFRLNSLQNLNLSGCSKLFRYQLLEKPRQSEQLNSGQSVQSHMTSSICKTLTRPLHFLSSRRRSNSVGSLVPSLSRFPVLTSLDISFCNLVQIPEAIGQLHCLEDLNIGGNNIVALPHCIKELPKLRVLNLEYCKHLKWLPSTLLPIRRVSYGGIYVFNCPNLSDTEGCRVTVISWMIRMIQVNLQCSFPKYSIRAVVPGTKIPRWFSEQNAGSSIWLDPSPILDDNNCIGIAVCGTFVAHHASPQFVRRVTGSLLECRFHRSRYETGRYNVPIWFKQDLITTELDHMLLMFLSHQYIKSGSKEGTYYPELAIESDYPEVVEVKSVGYRWVLKEDVEQFNPTMMYRANSSSRHNQKHKFLAIQDEQLM, encoded by the exons ATGGATTGCATGAGAATCCAAAGCCCCTTGTCTGTTGAGAAGAATTGGAAATATGATGTGTTTGTGAGTTTTAGAGGGGAGACTCGCTTCAATTTCACCGATCATCTTTATGCTGCTCTCCGCAGACACGGCATGGTTGCCTTCAGGGATGATACTAGGCTCCAGAAAGGAGGACCTATATCAGCAGGGCTTCTGGAAGCTATTGAAGGATCACAGGTTCTGATTGTTGTCTTCTCTATGAACTATGCTTCTTCCACATGGTGCTTGCAAGAACTGGCAAAGATAGCTGATTACATGAACATACCGGGACAGCGTGTTCTGCCTGTTTTTTGTGATGTGAGTCCATCTGAGGTGAGAAAGCAAAGTGGAAATTACGAAAAAGCCTTTGAGGAACACGAAGAAAGATTCAAAGAAGATGCAGAGATGATGGAGCAAGTGCGAAGATGGAGGGCAGCTCTAACACAAGTAGCCAGTCTCTCTGGCTGGGATCTCAAGGATAA GTCACAATCTGCTGAGATTGAAAATATTGTGAAAATGGTAACAAGCATAGTGAGTCCCAAACCATCATCAAATCTATCTGATGATATAGTTGGGATGCATTCTCCTCTACAAGAGTTAGAAAAGCTTCTACTTTTGGACTCAGAGGATGATGTTCGAGTTTTAGGAATTTGTGGAATGGGCGGCATAGGAAAGTCAACTCTTGCCACCATTTTATATGAAAAATTCTCTCATCAATATGATGCTTCATGTTTTGTGGATGATGTAAGTAGAATTTACGGAGGTTATGGTCCACTTGGTGTACAAAAGCAACTTCTTTGTCAAGCTTTCATGGAAGAAAATTTTTCAACATTCAATCTTTCATTGGCAAATAATCTGATTCAAACTAGGTTACGGCATAGAAAGGTTCTGATAGTTCTTGATAATGTTGATGAGGGGATTCAATTGGAGAAGTTGGCTATAAAACGGGAAAGGCTAGGTAGAGGGAGTAGATTAATCATAGTTTCTAGAGATGAGCATATATTGAGAGAGTATGGAGCGGATGAAGTTTTCAAAGTTCCGCTCTTAAATGATGAGAATGCTCTCCAGTTGTTTTGCAGAAAAGCTTTCAAATGTAGTCAAGTTGCAAAAGATTATGAAAGCCTGACAAATTCTGCATTAAGATATGCTAATGGACATCCGTTAGCAATCAGAGTATTGGGCTCATATTTGTTTGGACGAAATGTGTCAGAGTGGAGTAGCGCATTGGTTAGATTGAAAGAAAAGCCAACAAAAGATATTCTGGATGTGCTACGAATCAGTTTTGATGCACTTGACGATATGGAAAAGGAAATATTTCTTGACATTGCTTGTTTTTTATCAAATTACAGTGAAGAATACGTGAAAGATATTTTACGTATTCGAGGATTTCATCCTGAGATTGGTATAAGAATTCTCATTGATAAATCACTCATAACTCGACAAGCATCGTGGATAACTATGCACGATCTATTGAGAGAGTTAGGTAGAAGTATTGTTCGAGAAAAATCACCCCACGAACCAAGAAAGTGGAGCAGGTTATGGAATAAAAAGGATCTAAGCAATGTCTTACGAGAAAACAAG ATAGCAGAAAACCTTGAAGCCATAGTTCTGCGTCGGCAAGAAGAATTTTGTGAAAGCAGAGAAGAGTTGCCAGTTGAAGCTTTATCACAAATGAGTAACCTGAAATTGCTTATACTTAGAGATTTGAATTTCTCAGGATGCCTGCATTTTCTTTCTAATGAGTTGGGATATCTTTACTGGGAAAGTTATCCTTTCACATGTTTGCCATCAAACTTTCAGCCAAATAAACTCGTTCAACTAAACCTGCGTTTTAGCAAATTCAAAGAACTCTGGAAGGGAACAAAG GATCTACCTAATTTGACACATATAGCACTATGTGATTCTCATAATCTTGTAAAGATACCAAACTTATCTCAGGCCCCAAATCTTGAGGAACTAAATCTTGAAGGATGTGTTAAACTTGTTCACCTTCATCCATCTGTTGGTTCTCTACAAAAGCTTCATTCCTTAAATCTGGAAAACTGCAAAAGCCTTGTAAAGATACCCATCTTATCTCGGACTTCAAATCTTAAGAAGCTAAAACTTGCAGGATGTGATAAACTTGTTCATCTTGATGCATCTATTGGTTCTCTAGAAAAGCTTCGTTTCTTGAATCTGGAAAACTGCAAAAACCTTGTTAGTATTCCCAATTGCATATTTCGTCTTAATTctcttcaaaatttaaatctatcTGGCTGTTCAAAATTATTTAGATATCAGTTGTTAGAGAAACCAAGACAGAGCGAGCAGTTGAATTCAGGTCAAAGTGTGCAAAGCCACATGACGTCATCCATATGCAAAACTCTTACAAGGCCTCTCCATTTTTTGTCTTCTAGAAGGCGCTCCAATTCAGTTGGTTCATTGGTGCCTTCTTTGTCTCGTTTCCCAGTTTTGACATCTCTTGACATAAGTTTCTGTAATCTAGTTCAAATCCCTGAAGCTATTGGACAGTTACATTGTTTAGAAGATTTAAATATCGGGGGAAACAATATTGTTGCGCTACCTCATTGCATCAAGGAACTTCCCAAGCTAAGGGTGTTGAACTTGGAGTACTGTAAGCATCTAAAGTGGTTGCCAAGTACACTTTTGCCGATCAGAAGAGTATCTTATGGAGGAATATATGTTTTCAACTGCCCAAATTTGAGTGACACGGAAGGTTGTCGTGTGACAGTTATTTCATGGATGATAAGAATGATTCAG GTGAACTTGCAATGCTCTTTCCCCAAATACAGCATTAGAGCTGTTGTTCCAGGAACTAAAATTCCAAGGTGGTTCAGCGAACAGAATGCGGGTAGTTCAATATGGCTGGATCCGTCTCCCATTCTAGATGACAACAATTGTATTGGCATTGCTGTTTGTGGAACATTTGTTGCACATCATGCTTCACCTCAATTTGTTCGACGAGTGACAGGATCTCTTTTAGAATGTCGTTTTCATCGAAGTCGCTATGAGACCGGTCGTTACAATGTTCCAATATGGTTTAAGCAAGATTTGATCACAACTGAATTGGATCATATGTTGCTAATGTTTCTATCCCACCAATATATTAAATCGGGTTCAAAAGAAggaacatattatcctgaattggCCATCGAAAGTGATTATCCAGAAGTAGTAGAAGTGAAGAGTGTTGGTTATCGTTGGGTATTAAAGGAAGATGTGGAACAATTTAACCCAACAATGATGTACAGAGCCAATTCTTCATCTCGTCACAATCAGAAGCACAAGTTTTTGGCAATTCAAGATGAGCAATTAATGTAG